In the genome of Anabaena cylindrica PCC 7122, the window GCAGAAGCACCAAGTTTTTGGGAAGTATTACTTGGTAAAATATTAATTGGTAATCTTGTAGACAGGTTGCAAAAACAATTAGTAGAGTGGCGAAATCAAGTCACAGAGGCAGATAAATTGGCTGCTAGGGCTAATTTGATTTTGAGGAATGATACAGGTGATCCGTTCGTCACTAAGGGCATATCTGATGCGATCGCACTTTATCGACTATATAGTATAATTATTGAAGATGAGCAAATATTATACTCGATTCAGCAATGCCAACAGGAACTGCAAAAGCGCAAGCAGTTTCAGGAATTGGTGAAACAAGCACAGTCACAGGCTGAAAATTACTTCTTTAAAAATGCGATCGCTATTTACCAAGAAGCTGAGAAATTATACATCACTGAGTCAATCAAACAAGCCTTTGCTGATGCTTTAAGCCAAGTTTCCCAAGAAGAAAGTTATAAATCTATTTTTCGCAAGGCAAAGCGAGCAGAGTCTAAAGGCAAATTACAGGAAGCGATCGTACTTTTAGATTCCGCTTTAACTAATTTCCCTCGTGCGGACGGAATTGCTTTACTCCAAAAACTCAAATCTATAGTCAAAGGTAGAGAACTATTTCGGCAAGGTTTAGCAGCAGAAAAAGCAGGTTTTTTTCCAGCAGCTAAATCTCTATATGAAAATGCTCAATCACTTTTACCAAATCCTCAAGATTCCCAAATCCGCTTAGGTATAGTGGCAATAAAAATGCAAGATTGGGCAACTGCACTATCTTATTTACAAGGTTTATCAGGACAACAAGCTGCTTATCTGCGCGGTTTTGCACTAGCTCAACAAGCAAATTTACAGTTAGCTTATTGGGAATGGCAAAATGTATCTGCGGTATCAATAAATGAGCAAAAAACAATTATTCAGGACGTTTTTCAGTATCAATTTTCATTATCTTTACATAATATTGAAGAGTTAGTCAAGTCTAAACAATGGGAGAAAGCTAAAACAGCAAGTAGGGAATTTATTCAAAAATTTGGTGCTAACGCTTTGGTTGAAAATAATCTGAAAGAACATATCCAGCCAAGTTTAGAAGCCGCAGTTTGGCAAGATTCAGATTGGGAAAATATTGCTCCTAAAATGGAAAATATCTGGATTGCTAATCCCAATATTACCACATTACATAACTGGACAGTAGCAACTTATTACCATGCTCAAAGCAATCCTGATAAACTGATTGATTTAATTATTGCCTTATACACTGCCATAGCCAATTTAAGCTCTGATCCTAGTCTCCAAAATATTCCTTGGTTAGGAAATAAAGCTGTGGATTTTAATTTTTTATCTTTAAAATTAAAACGCCGTTTAGAAGCAGCAATTGATAATATCAAAAATACCAATATTGAAAATTATTTAAATTTGTGCGATTACTTACGCTGGCAAATAGTTGCTCTCAGATTTATGGGAGAACCTGCTAACTCAGGAATGCAAATTAATGATGTATTTATCACACCTGGCTGTTATCACAAATTTAGTTCCCAATGGCAGAGTACCATAGTATATAAAATACATTCTAGTCAAAAAATTCTCCATTCTCTTTATACTCATTGGGGATTAGCTGTGGCTGCTTGTTTAGAAGGAGATAGGCAAAGAGCAATTCAACTTAAACCGACAAATGACCATACTATTGAAGTTGAACAATTTGCTAACAATTTTGTTGCTTATCATGAAGGTTGTTATCATCTACAACAACAAAAATGGCAAGCAGCAATTACTCCTTGGCAGCAAGCAAAAGCAGAAATTAAAAATAATCAAGATTGGCAACAAGAAATAGATAGACTTTGTAATTTACATCGTCAAGTTATATTAGAGTTTCAAGAACATTTAGAATTTTCTCAATTTTGGTATGATATTATAGATACTCAGTCTGCTAGTAGTTATTTGGCTGAGTACCAAGCAGAAGAAGTCAGACAAAGACTTATTAATAAAGAAATTTCTTTAAAACAAGCTTTGAAAAAACTTCAGAAACTTAAAAATATTGATAGTAATAATCCAGTTGTCAATGACATTATAGAAAATGTTGAATTTGATCAGGAAATAGAAGAAATTAACCGCTTATTTAAAACTCGGAAACATGAAGAAATGGTGAAAAAAGCTAGAAGTTCAAAGCGTGATAAAGTTCGCTTTATTGTCGCTGAATTCTTTATAGATTTATTAATTAAAGGTGTAGAAGAAGGTGGTTTAAATGACCCAGAAGTAATGCTACAATTAGGGCGTTGGGCTTATGAAATCTGTCCAGATGAACCTGCGTTTCAAGAAGTTTATCGGAGACTAAAATTTTGTTAAAGATTTTGTAAGGAGTCAGGAGTCAGAATACTTAATGAAATGAAGAATAGAGAGAAGTGAGATTTTATCAAAATTATCAAATTTGACCAAAAAAGCTTTATTCTCCTGACTTTTGTATTCTCTATCCTGAATACTTACAAGATTTTTGAGAACAACTTAGAGATCGTATTGCAATATGCCTCTACCATACAGCTTTATTTATACCCTTGTAATTAAATTATGGAAAATAACCCCTACGATATTTTAGGTGTATCTCAAACCGCATCAGAAGCAGAAATTACTAAAGCAGTAGCGGTTGCTATGAAGCGCAAGCAATATCCGGTAGATGTAATTGCTAAGGCACAAAAAAGCTTGATCAAATCAGAAGAAAGAATTATTGCTGACTATCTGCGTCCGATATTGCCGACTATTAAGCGATTTAAGTATACTGATTTGACAGTTTTGACTAAACCTGCTCCTACTTTAGTATTATTATCAGAATTTGACGGTTTGGATGATGCGATCGCACAAGCTACCCAACAAGAAAACCTAGAGAGAGAACCTTCACAGATTCCGTTATCACAACTATTCACAGAAGGAGTGACAGCTTGCAAAGAGGGAAGTTACCCCAAAGCGATAAAATATTTAGA includes:
- a CDS encoding tetratricopeptide repeat protein translates to MSIFDTIKEASQQAEQFALKKQLREAVTTAETALNMWAEAPSFWEVLLGKILIGNLVDRLQKQLVEWRNQVTEADKLAARANLILRNDTGDPFVTKGISDAIALYRLYSIIIEDEQILYSIQQCQQELQKRKQFQELVKQAQSQAENYFFKNAIAIYQEAEKLYITESIKQAFADALSQVSQEESYKSIFRKAKRAESKGKLQEAIVLLDSALTNFPRADGIALLQKLKSIVKGRELFRQGLAAEKAGFFPAAKSLYENAQSLLPNPQDSQIRLGIVAIKMQDWATALSYLQGLSGQQAAYLRGFALAQQANLQLAYWEWQNVSAVSINEQKTIIQDVFQYQFSLSLHNIEELVKSKQWEKAKTASREFIQKFGANALVENNLKEHIQPSLEAAVWQDSDWENIAPKMENIWIANPNITTLHNWTVATYYHAQSNPDKLIDLIIALYTAIANLSSDPSLQNIPWLGNKAVDFNFLSLKLKRRLEAAIDNIKNTNIENYLNLCDYLRWQIVALRFMGEPANSGMQINDVFITPGCYHKFSSQWQSTIVYKIHSSQKILHSLYTHWGLAVAACLEGDRQRAIQLKPTNDHTIEVEQFANNFVAYHEGCYHLQQQKWQAAITPWQQAKAEIKNNQDWQQEIDRLCNLHRQVILEFQEHLEFSQFWYDIIDTQSASSYLAEYQAEEVRQRLINKEISLKQALKKLQKLKNIDSNNPVVNDIIENVEFDQEIEEINRLFKTRKHEEMVKKARSSKRDKVRFIVAEFFIDLLIKGVEEGGLNDPEVMLQLGRWAYEICPDEPAFQEVYRRLKFC